The following are encoded in a window of Castanea sativa cultivar Marrone di Chiusa Pesio chromosome 9, ASM4071231v1 genomic DNA:
- the LOC142610852 gene encoding putative disease resistance protein At4g19530 codes for MALIPIGKKYGVKVMQTESVKLGLKYLSRTWRWRKLGFVWYLSNKLKILIKLYCRGETIVNLVKVTWEAKLFLFIASALIQCEKEKIWPIFYDVEPSDVRKQEGTFEHDFIKHEQNFNEDQVKMWRVALSQVGEIVGWPVINRPLSQVIRSIC; via the exons ATGGCTTTGATTCCGATTGGAAAGAAGTATGGAGTCAAAGTGATGCAAACGGAATCTGTCAAATTGGGATTGAAATATCTTTCCAGAACGTGGAGGTGGAGAAAATTGGGGTTCGTCTGGTATTTGAGCAATAAGTTGAAGATCCTAATCAAATTATATTGTCGTGGAGAGACAATAGTGAATCTAGTGAAAGTGACATGGGAGGCTAAACTTTTTCTCTTCATCGCCAGTGCT CTCATTCAGTGCGAGAAAGAGAAAATTTGGCCTATTTTTTATGATGTGGAGCCATCCGATGTACGGAAACAAGAAGGAACTTTTGAACATGACTTTATCAAACATGAACAAAATTTCAATGAGGACCAAGTGAAAATGTGGAGAGTTGCTTTGAGTCAAGTTGGCGAAATCGTTGGATGGCCTGTAATAAATAG GCCCTTGTCACAAGTTATCAGAAGCATTTGTTAG